Proteins co-encoded in one Candidatus Obscuribacterales bacterium genomic window:
- a CDS encoding ATP-binding protein, translated as MTEDNYDHDFEEVPPDASGMIEGLRAGGYSLATALADIIDNSITAGSRNVWLRMEWEGDDSWISITDDGRGMAEDELKQAMRLASTHPLEQRDERDLGRFGLGLKTASFSQARRLTVLSRVKGGHDALRRWDLDHLARPDVQGWQLLRTPHKNTGAKLNQLDDQKLESGTVVLLEELDRVVRRAGANQLDDSSEKYWVKQVDCVRQHLGMVFHRFLERQGASRLKIHING; from the coding sequence ATGACTGAGGACAATTATGACCATGACTTCGAGGAGGTTCCTCCGGATGCATCTGGTATGATCGAGGGCTTGCGTGCCGGCGGCTACAGCCTTGCCACAGCTTTGGCTGACATAATCGACAATAGCATCACAGCTGGTTCTCGGAATGTGTGGTTGCGCATGGAGTGGGAAGGAGACGATTCATGGATCTCGATTACCGATGATGGCCGTGGTATGGCTGAGGATGAGCTGAAGCAGGCTATGCGCCTAGCTTCAACCCATCCGTTGGAGCAACGGGATGAGCGCGATCTGGGACGCTTTGGCCTCGGGCTGAAGACGGCATCATTCTCCCAAGCTAGAAGGCTGACTGTGCTTTCGAGAGTCAAGGGTGGTCACGATGCGCTGAGAAGGTGGGACCTTGATCATCTAGCCCGCCCAGACGTCCAAGGCTGGCAGCTGCTGCGGACCCCCCATAAGAATACCGGGGCCAAGCTAAACCAACTCGATGATCAAAAGCTGGAGTCTGGTACAGTGGTGTTGCTGGAGGAGCTCGACCGAGTTGTGCGTCGTGCCGGGGCGAATCAATTGGATGATTCGTCGGAGAAATATTGGGTCAAACAAGTGGATTGTGTGCGCCAGCATTTAGGAATGGTGTTTCATCGTTTTCTGGAGAGGCAGGGGGCCAGCCGTCTCAAGATTCATATCAATGGCTT